CGAAGATATTAGGTAGCGAGGACAGCGATGCGCGCGGTATTCTACTTTGCGGTAGCGGTCAGGGGATGGCGATGGCCGCTAACCGGGTGGCTGGGATTCGGGCGGCTCTAGCCTGGAATGAAGATATTGCCGCCTTAGCCCGTGAGCATGAAGACAGTAATGTACTGGCTCTACCAGCTCGCTTTATCGATTCGATTCAAGCCTTCGCAATTACCGATACCTGGCTAAAGACTAAGTTCTCTCAGGCGCCACGCCACCTACGGCGACTACAGGAGATTGAGCAGCTTTACGGCTAATGGTAAAGAAAGGAAAAACCAATGGTTGAGATCGCTACCGCTGTGCTGGCCGAGACGCCGGAGGCGTTTGCGCACGATTTAGCTCTGGCGGCAGCTTTAGGTGACCGCATCCAGTTCGATATCGCCGATGGAGAGTTCGCACCTAATAAAACGTTGAACTTAGTGCAGCTTTACTGGCCGGATTCGATCCGGGCCGATCTACATCTAATGGTTACCGAACCGCTTTCTCAGCTTGAGACAGTAATTGCGCTAAACCCGCATTTGGTAATATTTCATGCTGAAACACTCACGCTAGATGCACCAGAGTTGCGCGCGGCGAGTGAGCAGTTGCATGTACTTGGAATCAAGGTTGGTCTGGCTCTACTACCAACCACGACAGTCGTGAGTGTGGCGGCTAGTCTGTCGCTGTTTGATCATGTCCTAGTCTTTACTGGAGAGTTGGGTCACTATGGCGGTACGCTGAACGCAGATTGCTTACCTAAAATCGGAGAAATCAAACAGATCGATAGCCAACTCGAAGTCGGAGTCGATGGCGGGATTAATCCCGATACGGCTCCAGCCGTAGTTGCGGCTGGAGCGGATGTATTGAATGTTGGTGGCTACTTGCAGGGTGCTGATAATCCGGAAGCCGCTTATGCTACACTGAAAGCAGCCTTATAAGACATGAAACACACACAGTCCGAACTCCAGCTAATCGCTACAAGCATCCGCAAAGATATTATCGGTATGTTGCTGCAGGCTGGGAGTGGTCACTCGGCCGGTCCACTCGGCATGAGCGATATCTTTACCGCTTTGTATTTCGAAATTTTAAACCATCGTCCGGATGAACCGGACTGGAATGAGCGCGATATCCTGGTGCTTTCTAACGGCCACTGTGCCCCGGTACGTTATGCGGCTATGGCACGGGCGGGCTACTTTGCGAGCAGCGAGCTTAAGACTTTGCGTCAGCTCGGTAGTAACTTACAGGGCCATCCGGAGCGAACTCGCCTGCCCGGTCTCGAGACAACTTCTGGTCCTCTCGGCAGCGGTTTAAGCCAGGCAGCCGGCATGGCGTTAGCGCTGCGGATGGATGGCGTGCAGCAACGTTGGGTTTACTGCATGATGAGTGACGGTGAGCAAAACGAAGGTAACGTCTGGGAAGCAGCTCAATTTGCTGCTAAATACAAACTACATAACTTAACGGCGATTACTGATCGTAATAATATTCAGATCGACGGCCCAACCGAGGACGTAATGCCCCTGGAAGATTTACGGAGTAAGTGGGAGGCCTTTGGTTGGCATGTGCTTGAGATCGACGGTCACAACATTCCGGCCATTGTCGACGCCACCCAACAGGCTAAGGCCATCGTAAATAAGCCGGTTATGATATTGGCTCATACGATTCCCGGTAAAGGGGTAGATTTTATGGAGTACGATTACCACTGGCACGGTGCCCCACCCAACGCCGGGCAGGCGAAGGCGGCATTGCACCAACTTCGTACCCTGAGCGGGCAGATTAGGAGTGAGCATGAGTGAGATGAGATTGAATCCCGAACTGTATAATAAGACGGTCGAACAAGAGCCGTCTCGAAATGGCTTCGGACGCGGGTTGGTTGAGGCTGGCCGGCGGGATAAGCAAGTGGTGGCGCTCTGCGCTGACCTCACCGAGTCGACCCGAATGCAGGCTTTCGCCGAAGAGTTTCCCGACCGTTTTATTCAAGTCGGTGTGGCCGAGCAGAACTTAGTTACGGTAGCCAGTGGCATGGCTCATTTAGATAAGATCCCCTTCACTAGTAGCTATGCCGCCTTTAGTCCAGGCCGAAACTGGGAACAGATCAGAACTACTATTTGTCTGAACGAGCGCAACGTCAAGATTATCGGTTCGCATGCCGGCATTTCGGTTGGTCCAGACGGGGCGACCCATCAAATGTTAGAAGACATTGCCCTTATGCGGGTGCTACCCAACATGCAGGTAATCGTGCCCTGTGATAGTTTGCAGGCGGAAGCAGCTACTATTGAGATGGCGGCTGAGATTGGGCCGATGTATCTGCGTTTGTCACGGGCTAAGAGTCCGATTGTAACTACTAAGGATTCACCGTTCGAGATTGGAAAGTCTTATGTCTACCGTGAGGGCAGTGACGTTACTATAATCGCCTGTGGTACTATGGTGCACGCCGCCCTTAAGGCCGCCGCCGCACTTGCTCGGGCTAAGATCAGTGCCGAGGTTATTAACTGCTCTACCATTAAACCGCTCGATAGTGAGACGATCCTAGCTAGCGTTAAGAAAACCGGTCGAGTCGTTACTGTCGAAGAGGCTCAAGCGGTTGCCGGACTCGGTGGGGCAGTGGCCGAACTGTTAGGCGAACACTTGCCTGTGCCGCTACTTAGGATCGGTATGGATGATCGCTTCGGTGAGTCGGGAGCACCAGACGAACTGCTACGAGAGTTTAAGCTCGATACCCCCGGTATCACGCTGCAGGTAAAAGAGTTTATTAAGACTCGTCCGGCCCAGGCTAAGACTCAGTCCAAGGCAGCCCCTAGCAAAGCTAAGACTAAAAAGAGGAGTAAATCATGAGTAATATTCACGCCGCCCGAGCGGCTTACCAACGCGCTCGCAACGAGGGCTACGCAATCGGAGCTTTTAATATCGACAATCAGGAGACGTTGATTGCCGTAGCCCGGGCAGCTCAGGCTAAGAAAGCTCCAGTTATGGTGGAGGTCTCAGCTGGAGAGGTGAAGGCGATGGGACTGAAGAATATCCGTGCTATGGTCGACAACTACCGTGATGAGTATGGTATCGAGCTTTACATTAACCTCGATCATTCGCCATCGGTAGCCGAGGCTAAGGCCGGTATCGACGCCGGGTTTGAATTTATCCACATCGATATCTCCCAAGCTAACCATGAGGCTAGTGATGCAGAAATCATTGCCGCCACCCGAGAAGTGGTTGAGCATGCTAAGACTACCGGAGCTCTGGTAGAGAGTGAACCACACTACTTTGGTGGAAGTTCTAATGTGCACGATACCGAGATCGATTACGAAGAGATTAAACAGACTTTTTCTACTCCCGAGTCTACGGTCGAGTTTATCCAAGCCACCGGTATCGACACCTTTGCTGTAGCGATCGGTAACTTACACGGTAAGTATCCGGTACCAAAACAGCTCGATATTGAGTTGTTGCAACGAATTAATGCTCAGCTACCAGAAGATACTTACCTCAGTCTGCACGGTGGCTCTGGCACACCGGAGCATTTTTATCAGGCGGCAGTTAGTAACGGCATCAGTAAGGTTAACATCAATTCCGATATGCGTTACGCCTTCCGGAAAACCTTAGAAGCAGTCTTGAACGATAATCCGGATCAGTATGCTGTGGTCAAGCTAATGCCAGAGGTGATAGCCGCCGTCCAGGCAGTAGTGGAGGAGAAGATCGAGATGTTCGGTGCTAGTGGTAAGGCCGTTTTAAACTAGATACTCTTAGGCTTAAGCTCGGGTCTAAATCTTCAAAAATTGTCCGATCGGACAATTTTTGAAGATTTAGACCGAAGAAAATGGGTGCTGGGGCGCGCGAAAGTTAAAATAAAGGCAAAGAAAAAACTTGAGACGTACACCGTGATCGGTGGCGAAGGGTGACCTTCGCGTCTCAAGTTTGGCGTAAGGGTAGGACAGGTGGGGCAGCCGACGTGCACAGCTACGGTTACGGACACCGCGCGTACTAGAACGGCCGCCCCACCGGGGCAGATGGAGCGTGGCTGGAGCACACAAAAGACCGGGCGGCCTAGTATGCGGATAGCTACGGTCACCTGCCTACCGCCCACTAGGGGCGGTCCTAGCTCGTCGTCCTCAGTAGCGGACACCCGGGGTGAAGGTGTCCGCTGCATAGGAGCGCCGAGCGCCGAGCCGAGGCAGATATCACCTCAGTTCGGACAGTTTACCAAGAGCTTACGCCCATACTAGAGGGGCGTACCGCTGCACAAACGGTAGACGCGTGTGGCGTCCTAGCTCCTGGTTAGGTCCGGATGTTGGGTATGGAAAGTGCGGGCCGCCCCACTACCTTCCGATTCGAACCTATCCGACTCTCTGAGGGTAACGACTTTCAACAGGTCACTCGGATCACGAGCTTCTGCCGTCGGTACGTCGCCCCCCTACTCAGTCGGGTGCACTTTAACTATAAAGGTACTACTAAGTAATCCCGGGCAATTGGTGGATTACTGGCTATATATAATAGATGATTTGTCGGTCGTCTGGCAAGTTCAAAATCGAGACTGTGCGAATTGGCAGTCCCCGAGAGCTGTGTGACCGGTCTACAAGGGGCAGCTGACGTGCTATCATAAGCATAATGCAGCTAGCAAAAACCGTGAAAATCACTACGATCGGAGCCGCCGTCCAGGATGTATTCCTTATGGGTGAGGTGTTACGCGCCCGGCGGGACGTCAGGACCCATGATTTTGTCGAACAGTTTCCCTTGGGGGCCAAGCTAGAACTGGATAAGGTCATCTTTGACACCGGGGGTGGGGCCACAAATGCAGCCGTCACATTCGCCCGACATGGTTTTGAGACTCAATTTTTAGGTAAGATTGGCGATGACCCGGCTGGAGCGCACATTCTTCAGGACTTGCAGCGGGAGGGGGTGAAGACCGGTCGGATAAAGTGTGACTTAGATGGCACGACCGGCTACTCGACGTTACTATTGGCCCCGCGCGGAGAACGGACAGTGTTGGTTTACCGCGGTGTATCACAAGAGCTCAGTGCGGATGATTTCGATAACTTCGCTCGACTGAAGACCGATTGGCTATACGTCTCATCACTGAGCGGTAACTTCCCACTACTAGAGGCAATCGTGGCCTTTGCACAGAAGAGTGATGTCAAGCTAGCTATTAACCCAGGTTCAGCCGAATTAAAGCAGGCTGCGCGGCTGAAGAAGCTACTACCGAACTTCGCCGTAGTGAGTCTGAACAAGGAAGAGGCCGGTGAGTTGAGTGAGGCAAAGACGAGCGCACAACGGGCAGCAGATATCGCTCGTCTTGCCGACATAGCAGTGGTGACCGACGGAGCTAAGGGCTCGGCTGCTAGTGACGGGACGTCGATCTATCAAGCCGGACTGTACGAGGACACTCCAGTGTTAGATCGGACCGGAGCGGGGGACGCCTTTACCTCCGGTTTTGTGGCTAGCATCGCTCGTGGTACTGACATTCCGACCGCCCTCACCTTTGCCAGTGCTAACTCTACCTCTGTCGTCGGGCAGATCGGAGCGAAAGCTGGAATTCTGACGGCTACGGCCAAGTACAAGAAGATGGAGATTAGAGAAACCAAGATTAATACTCAGAAGGCCCCCGATGCTTAGTCGTCTCTTACTCGCTAAACAGCCGATGTTCGATCGTACCATCACTCAACTGGAGGCTCAGACTCATAACCGTTCGATCGATGCGGCGCTAGTAGCCGAGCTGCTGCATACGGCACATGCTAAGATGCGCGTCCTGAAGCTGGATCCGGCCGATACCACCGGACCTGAGCTATATCGCACTTTAGTTAACACCGTAGCTACTCATGACGAACATCTGGCGCGGGAGCTGGGCGGTGTAAATACTAGTGATATCCGCGAGATGGTGCCCTTAATAGTTAAGCGCATCGAGCAGCTTGATATACCACGGGATGGCTGGTTCTTAAAGCATGAAGTAGCGGAGCAGATGCTACTTCGTATGCCGCCTAAGACAATCATGGCTAAGCTAGGCTATACCAGCGCTAAGCAGATGATGAAGGAGGAGAATCTGTATGAGATTTACGGTGCTTTGCGATTTGCTGAGAAGGCCGATTGGCTGAATGAGTACAACCAACAGTATGAGACCTTAACGGCGTCTGACTTCGAACCACGCCGGATCGAGGTGGTGCAGTTCGATGCGGATAAGTGGGGAGATATAGCCTCCCATTTCATCGAGAAAAAACTGCACAACATCACTCATCTTAAAGAACTGGGAGTGATCATGACCATGCCGGTACTCGGTTCACAGCCGATGCCAGGCATTACGCTCAAGGTAATGCCCCTTATTCTACACTACTTTAATGAGATTCGACTCTATTCAGCTTTCTTCAAATTAATGCGCGAAAAGAAAAATTTCGGCGAGATCTTCGTCAACACACTGATAGCAGACCCTTCGCCGGTTGAGGTTACTCAAGGTGAATTTATCCACTGGCGGGTAATCCAACGCTATTTCGGTAAGCTCAAAGACGAGTATCATCCAGAGATGTTCGAGCCACACGTTCAGCCCGAGGATCTGCACTGGCGAAAAGCCGAGGATATTCTCTATGAGGTCGACCCCGAGCTCGAGTTTTGGCGAGAGCTCGACTACGTCGGGTTGTTTATGAATGATGACGAGCCGGTAACCTTCAACCTAATGGATGTCTCACTCAGCTATTCAAATCAGTTAGAGTTTGAAGACCGCTACCTGTATCACTTCCGGGAGTCGTTGTGGAACGAGGTGTTTGTGCGTTATCTAGGGCAGAAGAATCTCGAAGATCGTATCCTTAAACGCCTCGACAACGCCCTGATCGCGCCAGAGACGATTACCGACTTCAAGTAAAATTAAAGGCGGAAAGTTGCTGGCGCGTCTCGACTTAGATCGACTTGATAGTAGGTGCCTTACTGGCTGCGGCCAACTGATATACTGGTTTAAGTATGCAGAAATTTAAGCTAGCTTCGGACTATCAACCGACCGGGGATCAACCGGCGGCTATAGAACAGCTCAACACCGGCGTATCCCGCGGTGATACTGAGCAGACCCTGCTTGGTGTAACCGGTAGCGGTAAGACCTTTACCATGGCCAACATCATTGCCGAGCAGCAACGTCCGACGTTGGTATTGAGTCACAACAAAACCTTAGCCGCCCAACTGTACGGTGAGTTTAAGCGCTTCTTCCCTGATAATGCGGTGCACTATTTCATCAGTTACTTCGACTACTACCAGCCAGAGGCCTATATACCGCAGTCCGACACTTATGTCGAGAAAGATTCACAGATCAATGAGGAGATCGATCGACTGCGCCATGCTTCGACCAAGGCCTTGCTAGAGCGCAAGGATGTCATCATCATCGCTAGTGTCAGTTGTATCTACGGACTGGGGGCGGTCGATGATTACGCTTCACTAGCGATAAAACTGAAGCGGGGTGAGCTGCGCAAACGAGATAAGTTCTTACGTCATTTGACCGACATCCAGTATGAGCGAAACGATATCGATTTCAAACGTGGCACCTTCCGCGCTAAAGGTGATATCGTCGATGTTTTTCCGATTGGTGACGAATCGGCCTTTCGGTTCGAGTTCTTCGGGGACGAGATCGAGAACATTCGCCGCATCGACCCCTTAACTGGGGAGCTGGGCCAGAGTCTGGATACGGTGACGATCTTTCCGGGAAGTCACTTTGTCACACCGGAAAAGAAACTGAAAGCGGCGATGGGTAAGATCCGGACTGAGCTAAGTGAGCGCTTGCAACAACTGCAGGCCGACGGTAAGTTGCTCGAGGCCCAGCGGTTGGAACAGCGAACTAATTATGATCTAGAGATGATGGAAGAGACCGGTTTCGTTAAAGGAATCGAGAACTACTCTCGCTATTTAACTAATCGTGAGCCAGGTGAACAGCCAGCTACACTCATGGACTATTTTCCGGACGATTATTTAATGTTTATCGATGAGTCGCACATGACAGTGCCCCAAGTGAGGGGTATGTATAATGGCGATCGGGCCCGGAAGGAGACGCTAGTTGAACACGGTTTTCGTCTGCCCAGTGCACTGGATAATCGACCGCTGACCTTTACGGAATTCGAACGCCACATGAACCAGACTATCTATGTTTCCGCTACGCCGGCCGAATTTGAACTGTCGCGCTCACAGCAGGTAGTGGAGCAGATCATTCGCCCTACCGGACTGATCGATCCAGCCATCTCGATTCGACCTACGACGGGTCAGATCGATGATTTGATTGCCGAGGTGAGAGATACGGTGACTCAAGGACATCGGGTGCTGATTACGACCCTGACTAAACGTATGGCGGAAGATTTAACCGAGTACCTGGCCGAGCTGGATATAAAGGTGCAGTATCTGCACTCCGAAGTCGATACGTTTGAGCGTAGTGATATCTTGCGCGATCTGCGGCTCGGCACTTACGACGTCTTAGTTGGCATTAATCTGTTACGTGAGGGACTCGATCTACCGGAAGTCGGTCTGGTAGCTATCCTTGATGCCGATAAAGAAGGGTTTCTGCGTAGCGCTCAGGCACTGATTCAGACTGTCGGTCGCGCAGCTCGTCACGTCGAAGGTCGGGTAGTTATGTATGCCGATAGGGTGACCGATTCGATGCAGCGTGCTATCGATGAGACCGACCGGCGGCGTGAGATCCAAGTAGCACATAATAAGCAGCATGGTATTACGCCCCAGGGTATCAAACGGGCGATCGAAGCTCGCATGCATGAAGAGGAGGCGGAGAGTGCGACCCCGAAAGTCGATGTTAAGAAGATTCCTAAGGGCGAGCATGCCCATGTGATCCGGGATCTTTCGGCTCAGATGAAGCTAGCCGCCGCTAACCTACAGTTTGAGGAAGCGGCCGAACTGCGAGACCTGATAGAGCAGATTAAAACCGCTCAGTAATCTCCATTTGAGCTGATCGCTGAGGTACTATCGAGAACCGAGCATTATCTTCAAAAAGTGTCCGATCGGACACTTTTTGAAGATAATGAGATAGTAGGTGGTGTGGGCTGGGCGGTAAATTGGTTTGGCCGTGTTGTCGAGTAAGCGCTATACTAATTGATATGTCACAAATCAACCCCGAAGCTATTTTGAAACTTGGCCTGCTGGCGCGTCTCGGCATAGATGATGAGTTAGCTGCCGAGCTAGCCCCCCAGCTAAAGGAGATACTCGACTACGTAGCCCAGCTTGATTCTGTCGACACCACTGACACCCCCACTACCAATCAAGTCACCGGTCTTAGTGATATCTGGCGGGTAGACGAGGTGCAGCCGTCTTTACTGACTCGGGAACAGTTGTTACAAAATGCCCCCCAAACGCAGGACGGTTATATCAAGGTAAAGCGGGTGATACAGTGAGCTGGCCAACTTTAAGTGAACTGGTAGCTGAGCTTAAAGCCGGCCAACGAAGTGTGGAGGCTGTAGTGAGCGAGAGCTTAAAGCGAGCCGAGGCAGCTGTTGATTTCCACGCCTTACTGGAGCTTAATCCCGCTGCGCTGGAGCGAGCGAAGAGTCTTGATGCGGATTTGGCCGCCGGGGTTGTGCCGGGACCACTGTTCGGTGTGCCCTGCATTGTTAAAGACAACTTCTTAACTTCTGATACTAAGACGACGGCGGCCAGTAAGATACTAGAAACTTTTCAGGCGCCATATCAGGCTACCGCGGTCGAGCGATTAGAAGCAGCCGGAGCTATCGTTATCGCGAAGGCAAACTTGGATGAGTTTGCCCAGGGCTCTTCGACCGAGAATAGCGCCTTCGGTCCGTCGAAAAATCCCCACGATAAGAGTCGAGTGCCGGGTGGCTCTTCTGGCGGTTCAGCTGCAGTAGTAGCTCTCGGTATTGTGCCTTTCGCGCTAGGCACCGATACTGGTGGTTCGATTCGACAGCCGGCCAGCTTTTGCGGAGTGGTCGGTTACAAGCCGACCTATGGACTAGTGTCACGTTATGGCGTGGTAGCGATGGCTTCCTCCTGTGACGTGGTAGGTCCTATCACTAATTCGGTGAGTGATGCAGCCTATGTGCTAGACGTTCTGGCTGGCCCTGATCCGCGAGATTCTACCACTATTGAGCGCGAGGTCGATTACACTGTGACGCGACCGGCCGATTTGCGAGGATTAAGGGTCGGTGTCATCGCCGAGCATTTATCTGAAACGGTCGAGCCCGGGGTCAAGCAAGAGTTAGGCAAAGCCGTTGATAAGCTAAAGGCTAACGGTGCAGTAGTGAGCGATATCAAACTACCGTTGGACAAGCTGGCGTTAGCGGTCTATTACATTATCGTGCCGGCCGAGATTAGTTCTAACTTAGCCCGTTATGATGGGGTGAAGTACGGCCTATCGGTCGATAGTGCTAACGATCTGCTTGAGACTTACCTACAGACGCGTGGGGCTGGTTTCGGGGCTGAGCCTTTGCGCCGAATTCTGACCGGGACTTACGTTCTCTCCAGCGGTTATCAGGAAGCTTACTACCAGCAGGCGCAGAAGGTACGAACATTAATCCGTGAAGATTACGCGCGCATATTCTCCGATTATGATGTTATTCTCGGTCCGACGGTGGCGACTACGGCGTTTGAGTTGGGGGCTAAACAGGATCCGTTGAGTATGTATCTAAGTGACAGTATGACGATTGCTACTAACTTAGCCGGAATTCCGGCGATTAGCTTACCGGCTGGTGAATCGGACGGTTTACCAGTTGGTCTGCAGTTGCAGGCGGCCCAGCGTCAGGATAAGCGGTTACTTGAAGTTGCGGCGGCGCTGGAGGACATCTTATGATGGAGACAGTACCGATAGTATTAGGCGCAGCACTACTGTTTGGTTTAATGCTCTTAGCCGTACCTCGAGCTAGGGGTCATTCAATCAAGTCTATCGATAAAGCTCTTGTTAGACGGCGTTGGGATGAGATTACTACTATTGCGGCTAAGCCTGATCAGTCAGCACGGTACGCTATTATCGAGGCCGATAAGCTACTCGATTACGTTTTGAAAAACCGTGGTTATAGTGGTGAGACGATGGGAGAGCGGATGCGCTCGGCCGCCACTGATTTCAGTTATACCGATGATGTTTGGGAGGCGCATAAGCTACGTAATAAGCTAGTGCATGAGGCACAGTACGAACTTGAGAGTCATTTGATCAATCGCTCAATCACGCAGTTCGAGCGCGCCCTAAAAGACATGGGGGCACTGTAAATGGCTCGGCATGACTGGCAGGTAGATATCGGTATCGAGTGTCACGTGCAGCTGAAAACAGCCAGTAAGCTGTTCTGTGGCTGCAGTAATGATGCTCGTCTGGCCGAGCCCAACACCTTAGTCTGTCCGGTCTGCCTCGGACTGCCTGGTACCTTGCCAGTCCTGAACCGACGCGCGGTTGAATTGGCGATTATTGCCGGTCAGGCACTGAATGCTGAGATCGCTACGGAGACTAAGTTTGATCGTAAAAACTATTTTTATCCCGATTTGCCGAAAGGTTATCAGATTACTCAGTTTGATCAGCCAATTATCGGTAGGGGTGAAATCGAGGTTAGTGATAGTGATCGTAGTTCCTTCACGGTCGGTCTGACTCGAGCTCACCTCGAAGAAGATGCCGGTAAACTAGCCCATCCCGAGGGAGCAGATTATTCATTGGTTGATCTTAATCGTGCCGGTACCCCACTACTGGAGATAGTCTCTGAGCCGGATATACATAGCCCAGCTCAAGCCAAGGCCTATGCTCAGGAGCTATACTTACGCATGCTTTACGCCGGTGTCAGCGATGTCGATCTCTACCATGGCAACATGCGTTTTGATGTTAACGTTAGCGTGCGTAAGACCGGCACCACCACCTTGGGTACTCGGAGCGAAACGAAAAATCTAAACTCTTTCCGTAGTATCGAGCGAGCCTGTGAATATGAGATCAAGCGACAGACTGAACTGCTAGAACAGGGCGGGTCGGTAGTACAAGAGACGCGCGGTTTTGATGAGACGAGCGGTACTACTATCTCGCAGCGGAGTAAGGAAGAGGCGATGGATTACCGCTACTTTCCGGAGCCAGATTTGCCGCCACTAGTAATCACCCCGGTGATGAAGCAGGAGATCATCGATACCGCCCCCCCACTCCTTGGTACGATTCGTCAACAATTAGCCAAACTAGGTGTATCGGCTAGTGTAGTTAACGGTCTCCTAAACTATCCGACATTGGTAACTAAACTGTTTGTTGAGCGGGATGAGGCGCAGGCAGCTAGTGAGCATCTAGCGCGGATCGCCAACTGGTTAGCTAATGTAGTAATCGCTGAATTAGGCGAGCAACCCGGCGAGTTTATCGCGGAGCCGACTAACTATTTCATGTATCCGGGTGAGTTGACTAAACTTTCCGAGATGGTGGAGTCAGGCCAGATCAGCTCTACTGGGGCTAGGCGCCTATTAGCTGACTACTATACCGATTTTAAAGATCTAACGCAGAAAGCTGAGGAGCTAGGTCTGCTTCAGGTGTCGGATTCAGCCGAACTGGAGAAGATAGTCGATGCGGTTATAGCCGACAATCCCCAAGCTGCCGCGGATGTAGAATCGGGTGAGGAGAAGGCGATCGGGTTTCTGGTTGGACAGATTATGCAAGCTAGCCGCGGTCAGGCTAATCCACAGAAAGTACAGCAGATTATCCGAGAGCGGCTCGGCCGTGCGTAGACCGGCCGGCACATAGGTCATCACAACGGCTATCGGTTCAGGGAGACACAATCTGCTACGGCAGCGGTAATAGGTCGGGCTACATTCAAGCGGTAGTTGAGATGGCTTTAAGTTTAACCCTGACCCTTAGCTCGATTTGATGAATTTATACTTACTAAACAGCCTAAAATCGATAACTTATGGCTTGAAAAAGGAGGAGAATTTGCTATTATATAAGATATGGAAGCATTCGAAATATTAGTTGTAGTCCTCAGTATCTTGCTAGCCGTTTTTTTGATTTTGGCCATAGTACTATTAGTATTAGTTCTGAAGGTTGCTCGTAAGGCACAAGAGATTACTGAACGCATCGATAAGCTGAGCAGTAACTTCGGTAGCAGTATCGTTAAGGGGCTACGCAACAATCTCGATATGTCGGCCGTTTTCTCAGCGATGATTGCCGCCGGCCGTAAGGTTTACCGTAAGCGTGAACAAAATAAAGATGATAATTAAGGAGGTGCATGATGAGTAAAGACGACACCACTAAGAAAAAAGGAGGGTTCGCCCTGGGTGCCCTGTTTGGCGCTGCCGCTGGAGCGATTACCGGCTTACTGTTTGCCCCTAAGCGCGGCGATGAAACCCGAGCCGAGCTGAAGCAGAAGGCCCGTCAGGCCGAAGGCGAAATTAAGGAGCGGAGTACCACCGCCCGCGCTAAGGTGCAGGGCACTGCAGCAGAGGTTAAGCAGAACAGTAGTCGTTTAGGCAAAAAAGCCAAAGGCGTAGCTAGCGCCACTAAGGCAGCTATCACGGCTGAGACTAAGACCGGCTCTAAGTTGCGGCAGAAGGA
Above is a genomic segment from Candidatus Saccharimonadales bacterium containing:
- a CDS encoding RpiB/LacA/LacB family sugar-phosphate isomerase — protein: MIIFLAADHAGFELKLKLSEHLVHQGYEVEDIGPYTLDKEDDYPNYAYALTTKILGSEDSDARGILLCGSGQGMAMAANRVAGIRAALAWNEDIAALAREHEDSNVLALPARFIDSIQAFAITDTWLKTKFSQAPRHLRRLQEIEQLYG
- a CDS encoding transketolase, which gives rise to MKHTQSELQLIATSIRKDIIGMLLQAGSGHSAGPLGMSDIFTALYFEILNHRPDEPDWNERDILVLSNGHCAPVRYAAMARAGYFASSELKTLRQLGSNLQGHPERTRLPGLETTSGPLGSGLSQAAGMALALRMDGVQQRWVYCMMSDGEQNEGNVWEAAQFAAKYKLHNLTAITDRNNIQIDGPTEDVMPLEDLRSKWEAFGWHVLEIDGHNIPAIVDATQQAKAIVNKPVMILAHTIPGKGVDFMEYDYHWHGAPPNAGQAKAALHQLRTLSGQIRSEHE
- a CDS encoding transketolase C-terminal domain-containing protein codes for the protein MSEMRLNPELYNKTVEQEPSRNGFGRGLVEAGRRDKQVVALCADLTESTRMQAFAEEFPDRFIQVGVAEQNLVTVASGMAHLDKIPFTSSYAAFSPGRNWEQIRTTICLNERNVKIIGSHAGISVGPDGATHQMLEDIALMRVLPNMQVIVPCDSLQAEAATIEMAAEIGPMYLRLSRAKSPIVTTKDSPFEIGKSYVYREGSDVTIIACGTMVHAALKAAAALARAKISAEVINCSTIKPLDSETILASVKKTGRVVTVEEAQAVAGLGGAVAELLGEHLPVPLLRIGMDDRFGESGAPDELLREFKLDTPGITLQVKEFIKTRPAQAKTQSKAAPSKAKTKKRSKS
- a CDS encoding class II fructose-bisphosphate aldolase; translated protein: MSNIHAARAAYQRARNEGYAIGAFNIDNQETLIAVARAAQAKKAPVMVEVSAGEVKAMGLKNIRAMVDNYRDEYGIELYINLDHSPSVAEAKAGIDAGFEFIHIDISQANHEASDAEIIAATREVVEHAKTTGALVESEPHYFGGSSNVHDTEIDYEEIKQTFSTPESTVEFIQATGIDTFAVAIGNLHGKYPVPKQLDIELLQRINAQLPEDTYLSLHGGSGTPEHFYQAAVSNGISKVNINSDMRYAFRKTLEAVLNDNPDQYAVVKLMPEVIAAVQAVVEEKIEMFGASGKAVLN
- a CDS encoding carbohydrate kinase family protein — translated: MQLAKTVKITTIGAAVQDVFLMGEVLRARRDVRTHDFVEQFPLGAKLELDKVIFDTGGGATNAAVTFARHGFETQFLGKIGDDPAGAHILQDLQREGVKTGRIKCDLDGTTGYSTLLLAPRGERTVLVYRGVSQELSADDFDNFARLKTDWLYVSSLSGNFPLLEAIVAFAQKSDVKLAINPGSAELKQAARLKKLLPNFAVVSLNKEEAGELSEAKTSAQRAADIARLADIAVVTDGAKGSAASDGTSIYQAGLYEDTPVLDRTGAGDAFTSGFVASIARGTDIPTALTFASANSTSVVGQIGAKAGILTATAKYKKMEIRETKINTQKAPDA
- the uvrB gene encoding excinuclease ABC subunit UvrB; this encodes MQKFKLASDYQPTGDQPAAIEQLNTGVSRGDTEQTLLGVTGSGKTFTMANIIAEQQRPTLVLSHNKTLAAQLYGEFKRFFPDNAVHYFISYFDYYQPEAYIPQSDTYVEKDSQINEEIDRLRHASTKALLERKDVIIIASVSCIYGLGAVDDYASLAIKLKRGELRKRDKFLRHLTDIQYERNDIDFKRGTFRAKGDIVDVFPIGDESAFRFEFFGDEIENIRRIDPLTGELGQSLDTVTIFPGSHFVTPEKKLKAAMGKIRTELSERLQQLQADGKLLEAQRLEQRTNYDLEMMEETGFVKGIENYSRYLTNREPGEQPATLMDYFPDDYLMFIDESHMTVPQVRGMYNGDRARKETLVEHGFRLPSALDNRPLTFTEFERHMNQTIYVSATPAEFELSRSQQVVEQIIRPTGLIDPAISIRPTTGQIDDLIAEVRDTVTQGHRVLITTLTKRMAEDLTEYLAELDIKVQYLHSEVDTFERSDILRDLRLGTYDVLVGINLLREGLDLPEVGLVAILDADKEGFLRSAQALIQTVGRAARHVEGRVVMYADRVTDSMQRAIDETDRRREIQVAHNKQHGITPQGIKRAIEARMHEEEAESATPKVDVKKIPKGEHAHVIRDLSAQMKLAAANLQFEEAAELRDLIEQIKTAQ
- the gatC gene encoding Asp-tRNA(Asn)/Glu-tRNA(Gln) amidotransferase subunit GatC gives rise to the protein MSQINPEAILKLGLLARLGIDDELAAELAPQLKEILDYVAQLDSVDTTDTPTTNQVTGLSDIWRVDEVQPSLLTREQLLQNAPQTQDGYIKVKRVIQ